One genomic segment of Theobroma cacao cultivar B97-61/B2 chromosome 6, Criollo_cocoa_genome_V2, whole genome shotgun sequence includes these proteins:
- the LOC18595119 gene encoding alpha N-terminal protein methyltransferase 1 isoform X1: protein MWKRPISKAVSPQTLQQCPVTLILQPPPNPKPPRKNYKTPKARRTVMEAAGFDSDGREFKNAQEMWREQIGDADEGDNHKKTQWYREGVAYWEGVEASVDGVLGGFGQVNEADVKGSEVFLNTLLHERFDGGGRNQHLVALDCGSGIGRITKNLLIRYFNEVDLLEPVSHFLDAARESLSQEYFVSSDAHKATNFYCVSLQEFTPDAGRYNVIWIQWCIGHLTDDDFVSFFKRAKVGLKPGGFFVLKENIARNGFVLDKEDRSITRSDLYFKDLFRRCGLHLYKIKDQKGLPEELFAVKMYALTTEGPNKVLKTRSKAQANRPGIIK, encoded by the exons ATGTGGAAGCGGCCCATATCCAAGGCTGTTTCCCCACAGACCCTCCAACAGTGTCCCGTAACTCTAATCCTACAGCCACCACCAAACCCAAAGCCGCCACGGAAGAATTACAAGACTCCCAAGGCGCGGAGGACGGTAATGGAGGCAGCTGGCTTTGATTCTGATGGCAGAGAATTCAAGAACGCACAGGAAATGTGGAGGGAGCAAATTGGAGATGCAGATGAAGGAGATAACCATAAGAAGACTCAGTGGTACCGTGAAGGCGTTGCCTATTGGGAA GGTGTGGAGGCATCGGTAGATGGGGTGTTGGGTGGATTTGGGCAAGTAAATGAGGCAGATGTCAAGGGTAGTGAGGTTTTTCTCAATACCCTTTTGCATGAAAGATTCGATGGCGGTGGAAGAAATCAGCATCTTGTTGCTCTTG ATTGTGGTTCTGGCATAGGGAGAATAACCAAGAATCTTCTCATAAGATATTTTAACGAG GTTGATCTACTTGAGCCAGTTTCGCATTTCTTAGATGCTGCCCGTGAAAGTTTGTCTCAGGAATATTTTGTATCCTCTGATGCGCACAAAGCAACTAATTTCTACTGTGTCTCCCTTCAG GAGTTCACCCCTGATGCTGGAAGGTACAATGTTATTTGGATTCAGTGGTGCATTGGTCATCTCACAGATGATGACTTTGTCTCATTTTTTAAGAGAGCAAAG GTAGGCCTTAAACCTGGTGGATTCTTTGTCCTGAAAGAGAACATTGCTAGAAACG GATTTGTTTTGGATAAAGAAGACCGAAGCATCACCAGATCTGATTTATACTTCAAGGACCTATTTCGTCGGTGTGGATTGCACCTGTATAAAATAAAG GACCAGAAAGGACTCCCTGAGGAATTGTTTGCTGTAAAGATGTATGCTTTAACAACTGAAGGGCCAAATAAGGTTCTCAAGACAAGATCCAAGGCGCAAGCCAACAGACCTGGCATCATCAAATGA
- the LOC18595119 gene encoding alpha N-terminal protein methyltransferase 1 isoform X2, whose product MWKRPISKAVSPQTLQQCPVTLILQPPPNPKPPRKNYKTPKARRTVMEAAGFDSDGREFKNAQEMWREQIGDADEGDNHKKTQWYREGVAYWEGVEASVDGVLGGFGQVNEADVKGSEVFLNTLLHERFDGGGRNQHLVALDCGSGIGRITKNLLIRYFNEVDLLEPVSHFLDAARESLSQEYFVSSDAHKATNFYCVSLQEFTPDAGRYNVIWIQWCIGHLTDDDFVSFFKRAKDQKGLPEELFAVKMYALTTEGPNKVLKTRSKAQANRPGIIK is encoded by the exons ATGTGGAAGCGGCCCATATCCAAGGCTGTTTCCCCACAGACCCTCCAACAGTGTCCCGTAACTCTAATCCTACAGCCACCACCAAACCCAAAGCCGCCACGGAAGAATTACAAGACTCCCAAGGCGCGGAGGACGGTAATGGAGGCAGCTGGCTTTGATTCTGATGGCAGAGAATTCAAGAACGCACAGGAAATGTGGAGGGAGCAAATTGGAGATGCAGATGAAGGAGATAACCATAAGAAGACTCAGTGGTACCGTGAAGGCGTTGCCTATTGGGAA GGTGTGGAGGCATCGGTAGATGGGGTGTTGGGTGGATTTGGGCAAGTAAATGAGGCAGATGTCAAGGGTAGTGAGGTTTTTCTCAATACCCTTTTGCATGAAAGATTCGATGGCGGTGGAAGAAATCAGCATCTTGTTGCTCTTG ATTGTGGTTCTGGCATAGGGAGAATAACCAAGAATCTTCTCATAAGATATTTTAACGAG GTTGATCTACTTGAGCCAGTTTCGCATTTCTTAGATGCTGCCCGTGAAAGTTTGTCTCAGGAATATTTTGTATCCTCTGATGCGCACAAAGCAACTAATTTCTACTGTGTCTCCCTTCAG GAGTTCACCCCTGATGCTGGAAGGTACAATGTTATTTGGATTCAGTGGTGCATTGGTCATCTCACAGATGATGACTTTGTCTCATTTTTTAAGAGAGCAAAG GACCAGAAAGGACTCCCTGAGGAATTGTTTGCTGTAAAGATGTATGCTTTAACAACTGAAGGGCCAAATAAGGTTCTCAAGACAAGATCCAAGGCGCAAGCCAACAGACCTGGCATCATCAAATGA
- the LOC18595120 gene encoding uncharacterized protein LOC18595120 isoform X1, whose amino-acid sequence MDIKPYLHEHHLLYDDYSESKALCNICNKKMDGLSYYCERCEFWLHNSCVHQQLPLQISAHPLHSQHNLSLLWSNHIDYICAKCFNLSRGHRYHCKDCDFSLEYQCAFSTNDEKNRLSDNTSKKIGRFNKSLTLFNYRRVRKYEHICSWCENHLSGMSYGCLNDGVYIWFHESCLINMPSIIFKHPFHPLHPLSLSNIHFDNGLCHACNLPIWEFRKAYCCRKCKFLLHVHCAKLRPSLKVELHEHDLTYFRIKANIATHLCRICGFNFDALGRESVFYRCVQCNFNYHFKCLTIPHSTSHKYHRHDLVLMDSFIEDLSEEYYCDICEEERKPKHSVYCCKECKFIAHIECALKKVVDVKLDQCLTSSLLDSEASTLKVQIEHIDHQHPLSYNESIEQSESLLCNACRQEVFDQHYACEDCKYYLHEKCTTLPYEVSHPLHCQHPLKLFTDIVEFTCHACRDHSGGFAYMCLPCDFQLDVKCATSPIPPKNEGQKLKEMEKVFKLCPFNQNHKLDFFNRRSNLKDLAVECNACKLPILGPGYTCLDCFNIKIHESCLALMREMQLNFHPLHLLHPQIGDWENCFACRFKIIESIDYSCRQCDFHLHLHCANSLKLALKIKSHVHNLYYFGPDYEKSYQLCNKCKSYIGKEPFYYCVECNMNLHLKCVPIPCSVKSKCHMHRLTLKDHFVEDDSGEYYCDICEEERNSKNHCYYCEECAGQFVAHIECALLTDFEFTDENFHEFFNLKDVDSPIESSSTDELLSQPHAEVYLNQNRMKYWVDKKLNKYCFMLFARDLSITWAENHRYWRWSYQRETNSDVLIDVAELLDVCWLEMNVKFNVKKLSPKTLYGLVFVLMLTKEARGWETPVNFGFTLPNGYKVERKETLKSKPRGVWIEIPVGEFTTSSEIVGEFDIYCHEYATGNWKRGLIVKGVTILPKN is encoded by the exons ATGGATATCAAACCCTATCTTCATGAACACCACTTGCTTTATGATGACTACAGTGAATCAAAGGCTCTTTGTAATATATGCAATAAGAAAATGGATGGTTTGTCTTATTATTGTGAAAGATGCGAGTTCTGGTTGCATAATAGCTGCGTTCATCAACAGCTACCTCTTCAGATAAGTGCACATCCTCTCCATTCCCAACACAATCTTAGTCTCTTATGGTCAAACCACATAGATTACATATGTGCTAAATGTTTCAATCTTTCTCGAGGTCACAGGTACCATTGCAAAGATTGTGATTTTAGCCTTGAGTATCAATGTGCTTTTTCAACCAATGATGAGAAAAATAGACTCAGTGATAACACATCCAAAAAAATTGGTCGTTTCAACAAGTCGTTGACCCTCTTTAACTATAGGAGAGTGAGAAAGTATGAGCATATATGTAGTTGGTGTGAGAACCATTTGTCTGGAATGTCGTATGGTTGTCTTAACGATGGTGTTTATATCTGGTTCCATGAATCCTGCCTAATCAACATGCCTAGCATAATCTTCAAACACCCATTCCATCCATTACACCCTCTTTCATTAAGCAACATTCATTTTGATAATGGATTGTGCCATGCTTGCAACCTACCAATATGGGAGTTCAGAAAAGCCTATTGTTGTAGAAAATGTAAATTCCTCCTTCATGTGCATTGTGCCAAACTACGACCCAGTCTCAAGGTTGAGTTACATGAGCATGATCTTACTTATTTTCGAATAAAAGCAAATATCGCTACCCACCTATGCAGGATATgtggttttaattttgatgCTTTAGGGAGAGAAAGTGTGTTTTATCGTTGTGTTCAGTGTAATTTCAATTACCATTTCAAATGTCTTACAATACCACATTCTACTTCACACAAGTATCATAGGCATGACCTTGTGCTTATGGATTCATTTATAGAAGATTTATCTGAAGAATATTATTGTGATAtatgtgaagaagaaagaaaacccAAGCATAGTGTTTATTGTTGCAAGGAATGCAAATTTATTGCTCACATCGAATGTGCACTCAAAAAG GTTGTAGATGTAAAACTTGATCAATGTTTGACCTCTAGCTTGTTGGACAGCGAAGCTTCAACATTGAAG GTGCAGATTGAACATATTGATCATCAGCATCCCTTGAGCTATAATGAGTCTATTGAACAAAGCGAAAGTCTTCTTTGCAATGCTTGTCGtcaagaagtttttgatcaacaCTATGCTTGTGAAGATTGTAAATATTACTTACATGAAAAGTGCACTACATTGCCGTATGAGGTGTCACACCCTCTTCATTGCCAGCATCCTCTCAAGCTCTTCACGGATATAGTTGAATTTACATGTCATGCGTGTAGAGACCATTCTGGTGGGTTTGCTTACATGTGCCTTCCATGTGATTTCCAACTTGATGTGAAATGTGCTACCTCTCCAATCCCACCTAAAAATGAGGGGCAAAAGCTGAAAGAGATGGAGAAAGTTTTCAAGTTGTGCCCTTTCAATCAAAATCATAAGCTAGACTTCTTCAACCGTAGATCCAATCTCAAAGATTTGGCTGTGGAATGCAATGCTTGCAAGCTACCAATCTTGGGTCCAGGTTATACATGTCTTGATTGTttcaatatcaaaattcatGAATCTTGTCTTGCACTTATGCGGGAGATGCAGCTCAACTTTCATCCATTACACCTCCTTCATCCACAAATTGGCGATTGGGAAAATTGTTTTGCCTGTagatttaaaatcattgaaaGTATCGATTATAGTTGTCGACAGTGTGATTTTCACCTTCATCTTCATTGTGCTAATTCCCTGAAGCTGGCCTTAAAAATTAAGTCTCACGTGCATAATCTCTATTATTTTGGACCAGATTATGAGAAATCCTACCAATTATGTAACAAATGCAAAAGTTACATTGGTAAGGAACCTTTCTATTATTGCGTGGAGTGCAATATGAATTTGCACTTAAAATGTGTTCCCATACCATGTTCAGTTAAATCCAAATGTCACATGCATCGTTTGACTCTTAAAGATCATTTTGTGGAAGATGATTCTGGAGAATACTATTGTGACATTTGCGAAGAAGAAAGGAACTCAAAAAATCATTGCTATTATTGTGAAGAGTGTGCTGGACAATTTGTTGCTCATATCGAGTGCGCGCTTCTTACA GATTTTGAATTTAcagatgaaaattttcatgaatttttcaACTTGAAAGATGTTGACTCACCTATTGAGAGTTCCTCTACGGATGAGTTGCTTTCCCAACCCCATGCTGAAGTTTACTTGAACCAAAACAGAATG AAGTACTGGGTGGATaagaaattaaacaaatacTGCTTCATGTTGTTTGCAAGAGATCTTTCAATCACTTGGGCAGAAAACCACCGTTACTGGCGTTGGTCataccaaagagaaacaaacaG CGATGTGTTGATTGATGTTGCCGAACTTCTAGATGTGTGTTGGCTAGAAATGAATGTGAAATTCAACGTAAAAAAGCTCTCACCGAAAACATTGTATGGACTTGTGTTCGTGCTTATGTTGACAAAAGAAGCACGTGGATGGGAAACTCCAGTGAACTTCGGATTCACTCTTCCAAATGGGTACAAGGTTGAACGCAAGGAAACTTTGAAGTCCAAGCCGAGAGGAGTATGGATAGAAATCCCCGTTGGAGAATTTACAACTTCATCTGAAATTGTTGGagaatttgatatttactGTCACGAATATGCTACAGGGAATTGGAAGAGAGGACTTATTGTTAAAGGAGTTACTATTCTGCCAAAgaattaa
- the LOC18595120 gene encoding uncharacterized protein LOC18595120 isoform X3 produces the protein MDIKPYLHEHHLLYDDYSESKALCNICNKKMDGLSYYCERCEFWLHNSCVHQQLPLQISAHPLHSQHNLSLLWSNHIDYICAKCFNLSRGHRYHCKDCDFSLEYQCAFSTNDEKNRLSDNTSKKIGRFNKSLTLFNYRRVRKYEHICSWCENHLSGMSYGCLNDGVYIWFHESCLINMPSIIFKHPFHPLHPLSLSNIHFDNGLCHACNLPIWEFRKAYCCRKCKFLLHVHCAKLRPSLKVELHEHDLTYFRIKANIATHLCRICGFNFDALGRESVFYRCVQCNFNYHFKCLTIPHSTSHKYHRHDLVLMDSFIEDLSEEYYCDICEEERKPKHSVYCCKECKFIAHIECALKKVVDVKLDQCLTSSLLDSEASTLKVQIEHIDHQHPLSYNESIEQSESLLCNACRQEVFDQHYACEDCKYYLHEKCTTLPYEVSHPLHCQHPLKLFTDIVEFTCHACRDHSGGFAYMCLPCDFQLDVKCATSPIPPKNEGQKLKEMEKVFKLCPFNQNHKLDFFNRRSNLKDLAVECNACKLPILGPGYTCLDCFNIKIHESCLALMREMQLNFHPLHLLHPQIGDWENCFACRFKIIESIDYSCRQCDFHLHLHCANSLKLALKIKSHVHNLYYFGPDYEKSYQLCNKCKSYIGKEPFYYCVECNMNLHLKCVPIPCSVKSKCHMHRLTLKDHFVEDDSGEYYCDICEEERNSKNHCYYCEECAGQFVAHIECALLTKYWVDKKLNKYCFMLFARDLSITWAENHRYWRWSYQRETNSDVLIDVAELLDVCWLEMNVKFNVKKLSPKTLYGLVFVLMLTKEARGWETPVNFGFTLPNGYKVERKETLKSKPRGVWIEIPVGEFTTSSEIVGEFDIYCHEYATGNWKRGLIVKGVTILPKN, from the exons ATGGATATCAAACCCTATCTTCATGAACACCACTTGCTTTATGATGACTACAGTGAATCAAAGGCTCTTTGTAATATATGCAATAAGAAAATGGATGGTTTGTCTTATTATTGTGAAAGATGCGAGTTCTGGTTGCATAATAGCTGCGTTCATCAACAGCTACCTCTTCAGATAAGTGCACATCCTCTCCATTCCCAACACAATCTTAGTCTCTTATGGTCAAACCACATAGATTACATATGTGCTAAATGTTTCAATCTTTCTCGAGGTCACAGGTACCATTGCAAAGATTGTGATTTTAGCCTTGAGTATCAATGTGCTTTTTCAACCAATGATGAGAAAAATAGACTCAGTGATAACACATCCAAAAAAATTGGTCGTTTCAACAAGTCGTTGACCCTCTTTAACTATAGGAGAGTGAGAAAGTATGAGCATATATGTAGTTGGTGTGAGAACCATTTGTCTGGAATGTCGTATGGTTGTCTTAACGATGGTGTTTATATCTGGTTCCATGAATCCTGCCTAATCAACATGCCTAGCATAATCTTCAAACACCCATTCCATCCATTACACCCTCTTTCATTAAGCAACATTCATTTTGATAATGGATTGTGCCATGCTTGCAACCTACCAATATGGGAGTTCAGAAAAGCCTATTGTTGTAGAAAATGTAAATTCCTCCTTCATGTGCATTGTGCCAAACTACGACCCAGTCTCAAGGTTGAGTTACATGAGCATGATCTTACTTATTTTCGAATAAAAGCAAATATCGCTACCCACCTATGCAGGATATgtggttttaattttgatgCTTTAGGGAGAGAAAGTGTGTTTTATCGTTGTGTTCAGTGTAATTTCAATTACCATTTCAAATGTCTTACAATACCACATTCTACTTCACACAAGTATCATAGGCATGACCTTGTGCTTATGGATTCATTTATAGAAGATTTATCTGAAGAATATTATTGTGATAtatgtgaagaagaaagaaaacccAAGCATAGTGTTTATTGTTGCAAGGAATGCAAATTTATTGCTCACATCGAATGTGCACTCAAAAAG GTTGTAGATGTAAAACTTGATCAATGTTTGACCTCTAGCTTGTTGGACAGCGAAGCTTCAACATTGAAG GTGCAGATTGAACATATTGATCATCAGCATCCCTTGAGCTATAATGAGTCTATTGAACAAAGCGAAAGTCTTCTTTGCAATGCTTGTCGtcaagaagtttttgatcaacaCTATGCTTGTGAAGATTGTAAATATTACTTACATGAAAAGTGCACTACATTGCCGTATGAGGTGTCACACCCTCTTCATTGCCAGCATCCTCTCAAGCTCTTCACGGATATAGTTGAATTTACATGTCATGCGTGTAGAGACCATTCTGGTGGGTTTGCTTACATGTGCCTTCCATGTGATTTCCAACTTGATGTGAAATGTGCTACCTCTCCAATCCCACCTAAAAATGAGGGGCAAAAGCTGAAAGAGATGGAGAAAGTTTTCAAGTTGTGCCCTTTCAATCAAAATCATAAGCTAGACTTCTTCAACCGTAGATCCAATCTCAAAGATTTGGCTGTGGAATGCAATGCTTGCAAGCTACCAATCTTGGGTCCAGGTTATACATGTCTTGATTGTttcaatatcaaaattcatGAATCTTGTCTTGCACTTATGCGGGAGATGCAGCTCAACTTTCATCCATTACACCTCCTTCATCCACAAATTGGCGATTGGGAAAATTGTTTTGCCTGTagatttaaaatcattgaaaGTATCGATTATAGTTGTCGACAGTGTGATTTTCACCTTCATCTTCATTGTGCTAATTCCCTGAAGCTGGCCTTAAAAATTAAGTCTCACGTGCATAATCTCTATTATTTTGGACCAGATTATGAGAAATCCTACCAATTATGTAACAAATGCAAAAGTTACATTGGTAAGGAACCTTTCTATTATTGCGTGGAGTGCAATATGAATTTGCACTTAAAATGTGTTCCCATACCATGTTCAGTTAAATCCAAATGTCACATGCATCGTTTGACTCTTAAAGATCATTTTGTGGAAGATGATTCTGGAGAATACTATTGTGACATTTGCGAAGAAGAAAGGAACTCAAAAAATCATTGCTATTATTGTGAAGAGTGTGCTGGACAATTTGTTGCTCATATCGAGTGCGCGCTTCTTACA AAGTACTGGGTGGATaagaaattaaacaaatacTGCTTCATGTTGTTTGCAAGAGATCTTTCAATCACTTGGGCAGAAAACCACCGTTACTGGCGTTGGTCataccaaagagaaacaaacaG CGATGTGTTGATTGATGTTGCCGAACTTCTAGATGTGTGTTGGCTAGAAATGAATGTGAAATTCAACGTAAAAAAGCTCTCACCGAAAACATTGTATGGACTTGTGTTCGTGCTTATGTTGACAAAAGAAGCACGTGGATGGGAAACTCCAGTGAACTTCGGATTCACTCTTCCAAATGGGTACAAGGTTGAACGCAAGGAAACTTTGAAGTCCAAGCCGAGAGGAGTATGGATAGAAATCCCCGTTGGAGAATTTACAACTTCATCTGAAATTGTTGGagaatttgatatttactGTCACGAATATGCTACAGGGAATTGGAAGAGAGGACTTATTGTTAAAGGAGTTACTATTCTGCCAAAgaattaa
- the LOC18595120 gene encoding uncharacterized protein LOC18595120 isoform X2 translates to MDIKPYLHEHHLLYDDYSESKALCNICNKKMDGLSYYCERCEFWLHNSCVHQQLPLQISAHPLHSQHNLSLLWSNHIDYICAKCFNLSRGHRYHCKDCDFSLEYQCAFSTNDEKNRLSDNTSKKIGRFNKSLTLFNYRRVRKYEHICSWCENHLSGMSYGCLNDGVYIWFHESCLINMPSIIFKHPFHPLHPLSLSNIHFDNGLCHACNLPIWEFRKAYCCRKCKFLLHVHCAKLRPSLKVELHEHDLTYFRIKANIATHLCRICGFNFDALGRESVFYRCVQCNFNYHFKCLTIPHSTSHKYHRHDLVLMDSFIEDLSEEYYCDICEEERKPKHSVYCCKECKFIAHIECALKKVVDVKLDQCLTSSLLDSEASTLKIEHIDHQHPLSYNESIEQSESLLCNACRQEVFDQHYACEDCKYYLHEKCTTLPYEVSHPLHCQHPLKLFTDIVEFTCHACRDHSGGFAYMCLPCDFQLDVKCATSPIPPKNEGQKLKEMEKVFKLCPFNQNHKLDFFNRRSNLKDLAVECNACKLPILGPGYTCLDCFNIKIHESCLALMREMQLNFHPLHLLHPQIGDWENCFACRFKIIESIDYSCRQCDFHLHLHCANSLKLALKIKSHVHNLYYFGPDYEKSYQLCNKCKSYIGKEPFYYCVECNMNLHLKCVPIPCSVKSKCHMHRLTLKDHFVEDDSGEYYCDICEEERNSKNHCYYCEECAGQFVAHIECALLTDFEFTDENFHEFFNLKDVDSPIESSSTDELLSQPHAEVYLNQNRMKYWVDKKLNKYCFMLFARDLSITWAENHRYWRWSYQRETNSDVLIDVAELLDVCWLEMNVKFNVKKLSPKTLYGLVFVLMLTKEARGWETPVNFGFTLPNGYKVERKETLKSKPRGVWIEIPVGEFTTSSEIVGEFDIYCHEYATGNWKRGLIVKGVTILPKN, encoded by the exons ATGGATATCAAACCCTATCTTCATGAACACCACTTGCTTTATGATGACTACAGTGAATCAAAGGCTCTTTGTAATATATGCAATAAGAAAATGGATGGTTTGTCTTATTATTGTGAAAGATGCGAGTTCTGGTTGCATAATAGCTGCGTTCATCAACAGCTACCTCTTCAGATAAGTGCACATCCTCTCCATTCCCAACACAATCTTAGTCTCTTATGGTCAAACCACATAGATTACATATGTGCTAAATGTTTCAATCTTTCTCGAGGTCACAGGTACCATTGCAAAGATTGTGATTTTAGCCTTGAGTATCAATGTGCTTTTTCAACCAATGATGAGAAAAATAGACTCAGTGATAACACATCCAAAAAAATTGGTCGTTTCAACAAGTCGTTGACCCTCTTTAACTATAGGAGAGTGAGAAAGTATGAGCATATATGTAGTTGGTGTGAGAACCATTTGTCTGGAATGTCGTATGGTTGTCTTAACGATGGTGTTTATATCTGGTTCCATGAATCCTGCCTAATCAACATGCCTAGCATAATCTTCAAACACCCATTCCATCCATTACACCCTCTTTCATTAAGCAACATTCATTTTGATAATGGATTGTGCCATGCTTGCAACCTACCAATATGGGAGTTCAGAAAAGCCTATTGTTGTAGAAAATGTAAATTCCTCCTTCATGTGCATTGTGCCAAACTACGACCCAGTCTCAAGGTTGAGTTACATGAGCATGATCTTACTTATTTTCGAATAAAAGCAAATATCGCTACCCACCTATGCAGGATATgtggttttaattttgatgCTTTAGGGAGAGAAAGTGTGTTTTATCGTTGTGTTCAGTGTAATTTCAATTACCATTTCAAATGTCTTACAATACCACATTCTACTTCACACAAGTATCATAGGCATGACCTTGTGCTTATGGATTCATTTATAGAAGATTTATCTGAAGAATATTATTGTGATAtatgtgaagaagaaagaaaacccAAGCATAGTGTTTATTGTTGCAAGGAATGCAAATTTATTGCTCACATCGAATGTGCACTCAAAAAG GTTGTAGATGTAAAACTTGATCAATGTTTGACCTCTAGCTTGTTGGACAGCGAAGCTTCAACATTGAAG ATTGAACATATTGATCATCAGCATCCCTTGAGCTATAATGAGTCTATTGAACAAAGCGAAAGTCTTCTTTGCAATGCTTGTCGtcaagaagtttttgatcaacaCTATGCTTGTGAAGATTGTAAATATTACTTACATGAAAAGTGCACTACATTGCCGTATGAGGTGTCACACCCTCTTCATTGCCAGCATCCTCTCAAGCTCTTCACGGATATAGTTGAATTTACATGTCATGCGTGTAGAGACCATTCTGGTGGGTTTGCTTACATGTGCCTTCCATGTGATTTCCAACTTGATGTGAAATGTGCTACCTCTCCAATCCCACCTAAAAATGAGGGGCAAAAGCTGAAAGAGATGGAGAAAGTTTTCAAGTTGTGCCCTTTCAATCAAAATCATAAGCTAGACTTCTTCAACCGTAGATCCAATCTCAAAGATTTGGCTGTGGAATGCAATGCTTGCAAGCTACCAATCTTGGGTCCAGGTTATACATGTCTTGATTGTttcaatatcaaaattcatGAATCTTGTCTTGCACTTATGCGGGAGATGCAGCTCAACTTTCATCCATTACACCTCCTTCATCCACAAATTGGCGATTGGGAAAATTGTTTTGCCTGTagatttaaaatcattgaaaGTATCGATTATAGTTGTCGACAGTGTGATTTTCACCTTCATCTTCATTGTGCTAATTCCCTGAAGCTGGCCTTAAAAATTAAGTCTCACGTGCATAATCTCTATTATTTTGGACCAGATTATGAGAAATCCTACCAATTATGTAACAAATGCAAAAGTTACATTGGTAAGGAACCTTTCTATTATTGCGTGGAGTGCAATATGAATTTGCACTTAAAATGTGTTCCCATACCATGTTCAGTTAAATCCAAATGTCACATGCATCGTTTGACTCTTAAAGATCATTTTGTGGAAGATGATTCTGGAGAATACTATTGTGACATTTGCGAAGAAGAAAGGAACTCAAAAAATCATTGCTATTATTGTGAAGAGTGTGCTGGACAATTTGTTGCTCATATCGAGTGCGCGCTTCTTACA GATTTTGAATTTAcagatgaaaattttcatgaatttttcaACTTGAAAGATGTTGACTCACCTATTGAGAGTTCCTCTACGGATGAGTTGCTTTCCCAACCCCATGCTGAAGTTTACTTGAACCAAAACAGAATG AAGTACTGGGTGGATaagaaattaaacaaatacTGCTTCATGTTGTTTGCAAGAGATCTTTCAATCACTTGGGCAGAAAACCACCGTTACTGGCGTTGGTCataccaaagagaaacaaacaG CGATGTGTTGATTGATGTTGCCGAACTTCTAGATGTGTGTTGGCTAGAAATGAATGTGAAATTCAACGTAAAAAAGCTCTCACCGAAAACATTGTATGGACTTGTGTTCGTGCTTATGTTGACAAAAGAAGCACGTGGATGGGAAACTCCAGTGAACTTCGGATTCACTCTTCCAAATGGGTACAAGGTTGAACGCAAGGAAACTTTGAAGTCCAAGCCGAGAGGAGTATGGATAGAAATCCCCGTTGGAGAATTTACAACTTCATCTGAAATTGTTGGagaatttgatatttactGTCACGAATATGCTACAGGGAATTGGAAGAGAGGACTTATTGTTAAAGGAGTTACTATTCTGCCAAAgaattaa